A part of Dermacentor variabilis isolate Ectoservices chromosome 10, ASM5094787v1, whole genome shotgun sequence genomic DNA contains:
- the LOC142560356 gene encoding putative peptidoglycan muropeptide transporter SLC46 yields the protein MLSRNAPSFQRLSEEPIGTAQTPTLEMSGEFTAGTPAQTPDDRGPETPDRYQPAFLVECSTGDTTGQESSKSVDDVDVVSNSAPGWRRAVGALLVVRLEIYLALYVVARKMSTTVVQDLLLQKSCLNTLALNSSVCSHLDDFEDVKDEAEQYASTTSMMRAVVLLAPSAVMAIFVGPWCDKYGYRTPLVTAMVGFMTSTLLDIFTVYHMAMPLYANILSMIPDGLCGGPISIFTAVCSAATLSTRENRRRMRFFALSIVMSLGGPLGSYIGGQVYGHFGWIPVLYTSFALESFALVWTFVAIKNLAKPEHAKDGLSLRLKNFFQLQNLTESFRNAMKARPNKGRLQLWCLFGVTACVIFDMSSSGIAYFYVRKMYSWTVAYYSTVQSVSTAVGVVLNVPIVFLFVKVLKISDPAMALVGCCFAAAQMVILGLAYEEWLYYLQCLVGLPTFLGQVGVRTHLSKLVAPDEVGKVFSLMASFESVVPIIGEVLLTTIFNQSIGFLPGMPYLVAAGISCIAVGLTAYVTKVHRYSIKYQDMSKSEISSGPINE from the exons ATGCTGAGTCGCAACGCACCAAGTTTCCAACGCCTC AGCGAAGAACCAATCGGAACAGCCCAAACGCCGACTCTCGAAATGAGCGGTGAATTCACTGCGGGAACTCCGGCTCAAACGCCCGACGACCGCGGCCCCGAGACGCCTGACCGTTATCAACCCGCATTTCTCGTGGAATGCAGCACCGGGGACACAACTGGACAAGAGAGCAGCAAGTCCGTCGATGACGTCGACGTCGTCAGCAACAGCGCACCCGGTTGgcgtcgtgccgtcggcgctttaCTGGTCGTCAGGCTCGAGATATACCTGGCGCTCTACGTGGTGGCTCGAAAGATGAGCACCACCGTCGTGCAGGACTTGCTCCTCCAGAAGTCCTGCCTCAACACCCTCGCCCTCAACTCCAGCGTCTGCTCCCATCTGGACGACTTCGAGGACGTCAAGGACGAGGCCGAACAGTACGCCAGCACGACGAGCATGATGCGCGCCGTCGTGCTCCTGGCACCTTCGGCGGTCATGGCCATATTCGTCGGGCCCTGGTGTGACAAGTACGGCTACCGGACACCGCTGGTGACCGCCATGGTGGGTTTCATGACCAGCACGCTGCTGGACATCTTCACTGTGTACCACATGGCGATGCCGCTCTACGCGAACATCCTGTCCATGATTCCGGACGGACTGTGCGGAGGGCCCATCAGCATCTTCACGGCCGTCTGCAGCGCGGCAACTTTGTCGACGAGGGAGAACCGCAGGCGCATGAGGTTCTTCGCGCTCAGCATAGTAATGTCGCTGGGCGGTCCCCTGGGCAGCTACATCGGCGGCCAGGTGTACGGCCACTTCGGCTGGATTCCCGTGCTGTACACGTCTTTCGCGCTTGAGTCGTTCGCGCTCGTATGGACCTTCGTTGCCATCAAGAACCTCGCGAAACCGGAGCACGCGAAGGACGGGCTGTCGCTAAGGCTGAAGAATTTCTTCCAGCTGCAGAACCTGACCGAGAGCTTCAGAAACGCGATGAAGGCCAGGCCCAACAAGGGAAGGCTGCAGCTGTGGTGTCTCTTCGGGGTGACCGCCTGCGTCATATTTGACATGTCGT CCTCGGGAATCGCGTACTTCTACGTGCGCAAGATGTACTCCTGGACGGTGGCCTACTACTCGACGGTGCAGTCCGTGTCCACCGCGGTGGGCGTGGTCCTGAACGTGCCCATCGTCTTTCTCTTCGTGAAGGTCCTCAAGATCAGCGACCCCGCCATGGCGCTCGTCGGCTGCTGCTTCGCGGCTGCGCAGATGGTCATACTGGGGCTCGCCTACGAAGAATGGCTGTACTACCTGC AATGCCTCGTGGGACTTCCCACTTTCCTCGGCCAGGTGGGCGTGAGGACTCATCTCTCCAAGCTCGTGGCGCCAGATGAAGTCG GCAAGGTGTTCTCGCTAATGGCCTCGTTTGAATCCGTGGTACCAATCATCGGCGAGGTGCTGCTCACCACTATATTCAACCAGTCCATCGGATTTTTGCCGGGAATGCCTTATCTGGTGGCCGCTGGAATCAGCTGCATCGCCGTCGGCCTCACTGC GTACGTCACCAAAGTTCACCGGTACAGCATAAAGTACCAGGACATGTCCAAGTCAGAGATATCCTCTGGGCCGATCAACGAGTGA